In Podarcis muralis chromosome 14, rPodMur119.hap1.1, whole genome shotgun sequence, one genomic interval encodes:
- the IL4R gene encoding LOW QUALITY PROTEIN: interleukin-4 receptor subunit alpha (The sequence of the model RefSeq protein was modified relative to this genomic sequence to represent the inferred CDS: deleted 2 bases in 2 codons; substituted 1 base at 1 genomic stop codon): MQIRAPGGGPGRNPALPGQQPXQRRARGPRGLESASREGLPVAVGSPPPPSRALSPPGFPFALRTSAGRNPGGGGTRRALAEFAQRAAPGARPTSPPTEWSSPSPKQAAAGGAPALRAARSSQAGAGGRLLSSASPGSAPGGRAGTGRRREAGRSTLLPLPGRARRPSFPTLRMADGGTGFGGPRSKPGLLLFLFVFLACSLWHSKSPRRKAASLGSNRESPGAASRAESEAPPAVAVAHPETPRGAAGTLLPRFSRLEAFQGLGGLLAWVRFPRSRRAKWNTMDASTDCPKEFLLRVATTSTVYGPGKSWECSPKNKRGLDVTPKCTCTIQSEVLHNYKYNFSLEANKKEIWKMTSVDPDDIVKPRPLVNLAVNRRDDSYIFTWADDYEEGNVLHENPETEYEVAYWPINQTDKLHEHTTHGFHYKIFNDNLMPGTTYVAKVRQRIILFRGIWSDWSAEYTWKNDIEPRPGSILWIFIPLLCVFIMALATFSFFCVTRVKKGWWDQIPNPAKSKVAAGVTAAVVPFGNMGLEHPVHIHNCVASAKPETQKEEGCQVPHEDAVAKLFRDLLSGDLSSGGTGILDEHPLLKDQALGHMHSAFSFSQDAPLDKHRGVLETSSKPVYHNTSTETVASSQPGSAALELPLSHSLFSPEAQPITTDRLCLQGGGGSTAAPQPSGYKCFSSLVAEPMAGFSQVCEEEQEEFSPFRDQIQPFSHDSGPCFAPVTGSLHPAFQGVFPEAEDSLCFSSCMAAAEQEARPGSSSQHAPGKSGPCPAASLLAGYRSFSSALQEGTAPQGKSGSAGCSLDGQSPYKPLLSIVQDSPAAATGVSRVLFHPGWGAQEVRDLAWASAPCGADLDMQQVASDGCFREDVARDKGLPYP, encoded by the exons ATGCAAATCCGCGCCCCAGGAGGAGGGCCGGGGCGTAACCCAGCGCTTCCCGGACAGCAGCCGTAGCAGCGGAGGGCGCGTGGCCCAAGGGGGCTGGAGTCGGCGAGTCGCGAAGGGCTCCCGGTCGCCGTCGggtctccgccccccccctcc cgggcCCTCTCCCCTCCGGGATTCCCTTTCGCTTTGCGCACGAGCGCTGGCCGGAACCCCGGGGGAGGCGGGACGAGGCGGGCGCTGGCCGAATTTGCTCAGAGAGCCGCCCCGGGA GCCCGGCCTACCTCCCCACCCACCGAGTGGAGCAGCCCGTCACCCAAGCAGGCAGCAGCGGGAGGGGCTCCGGCACTACGGGCAGCCAGGTCAAGCCAAGCGGGGGCGGGCGGGCGTCTCCTGAGCTCCGCTTCGCCTGGCTCCGCGCCTGGCGGCCGGGCTGGCACTGGCAGAAGGAGGGAAGCGGGCCGCTCGACGTTGTTGCCTCTTCCCGGCAGGGCCCGGCGCCCTTCGTTCCCGACTCTCCGGATGGCCGACGGCGGGACGGGTTTCGGGGGTCCCCGGAGTAAGCccggcctcctcctcttcctcttcgtcTTCCTCGCCTGCTCGCTTTGGCACAGTAAGTCTCCGCGGAGGAAAGCCGCTTCCCTCGGCAGCAATAGGGAGAGTCCGGGCGCGGCCAGCCGAGCGGAGAGCGAGGCTCCCCCGGCCGTAGCAGTTGCGCACCCAGAGACTCCCCGAGGGGCGGCGGGGACCCTCCTGCCGAGGTTCAGCCGCCTGGAAGCTTTTCAAGGCTTGGGCGGGTTGCTTGCTTGGGTCAGGTTTCCACGAAGCAGGCGTGCCAAGTGGAATACAA TGGATGCTTCCACCGACTGCCCCAAGGAGTTCCTCCTGCGTGTTGCAACGACTAGTACAGTTTATGGCCCAGG GAAATCATGGGAGTGTTCTCCTAAGAACAAGAGAGGACTGGATGTGACCCCCAAGTGTACTTGCACCATTCAGTCTGAAGTACTGCATAACTACAAGTATAATTTCTCACTGGAGGCCAACAAGAAGGAGATCTGGAAGATGACGAGTGTGGACCCTGATGACATTG TAAAACCCCGACCGCTTGTCAACCTGGCTGTTAACAGGAGGGATGACTCGTACATCTTCACCTGGGCAGATGACTACGAAGAAGGGAACGTTCTTCACGAAAATCCGGAAACAGAATATGAAGTTGCCTATTGGCCTATAAACCAGACGGACAAG ttacaCGAACACACTACGCACGGCTTTCATTATAAAATCTTCAACGATAACCTCATGCCAGGAACCACCTATGTTGCAAAAGTGCGGCAGAGAATTATATTGTTCAGGGGCATCTGGAGTGACTGGAGCGCTGAGTACACATGGAAAAACG ACATTGAGCCAAGGCCTGGCTCTATCCTCTGGATTTTCATCCCTTTGCTGTGTGTGTTCATCATGGCCCTGGCTACCTTCAGCTTCTTCTGCGTCACCAG GGTGAAGAAGGGATGGTGGGACCAGATTCCGAACCCCGCCAAGAGCAAAGTGGCTGCTGGCGTGACAGCAGCGGTGGTGCCATTCGGAAACATGGGCCTTGAACACCCTGTGCATATTCACAACTGCGTTGCATCTGCCAAGCCAGAAACTCAGAAAGAGGAAGGCTGCCAGGTCCCTCATGAAGACGCCGTGGCCAAGCTCTTCAGGGACCTTCTCAGTGGGGACCTGAGCAGTGGGGGCACCGGTATCCTGGACGAGCACCCACTTCTCAAGGACCAGGCTCTGGGGCACATGCACAGTGCTTTTTCCTTTTCTCAAGACGCACCGCTGGACAAGCACCGTGGTGTTTTGGAGACCTCTTCCAAACCTGTCTATCACAACACCAGCACAGAGACAGTGGCTTCGTCCCAGCCAGGCAGTGCTGCCCTGGAACTGCCCCTCAGCCACAGCCTCTTCTCCCCAGAGGCACAACCCATCACCACGGACAGACTCTGTCTGCAAGGGGGGGGTGGCAGCACAGCCGCCCCCCAGCCCTCGGGCTACAAGTGTTTCAGCAGCCTGGTGGCGGAGCCTATGGCCGGCTTCAGCCAggtctgtgaggaggagcaggaggagtttTCTCCTTTCAGGGACCAAATCCAGCCATTCAGCCATGACTCAGGGCCTTGCTTTGCACCTGTGACTGGCAGCCTGCACCCTGCTTTCCAGGGTGTCTTCCCAGAAGCCGAAGACTCACTTTGCTTTTCCTCCTGTATGGCAGCTGCAGAGCAAGAGGCGAGGCCAGGCAGCTCCTCCCAACATGCCCCAGGGAAGTCTGGCCCCTGCCCAGCAGCCTCCCTCCTGGCTGGTTACCGCTCCTTCAGCTCAGCTCTCCAGGAAGGCACAGCCCCCCAGGGCAAGAGTGGCAGCGCTGGTTGCAGCCTAGATGGGCAGTCCCCTTACAAACCCTTGCTCAGCATTGTCCAGGACAGCCCCGCAGCAGCCACTGGGGTGAGCAGGGTCCTCTTTCACCCTGGCTGGGGGGCTCAGGAGGTAAGAGACCTGGCCTGGGCAAGTGCACCCTGCGGGGCGGACCTTGACATGCAACAGGTGGCTTCCGATGGATGCTTTAGGGAAGATGTGGCCAGGGACAAAGGCCTTCCATACCCCTGA